CCACCCGGATGTACAATGGGTATGGCGATTATGTGGCACATCTGTACGGTTAGAAAAAAATAATGTCCGTTGCATGTCAAGCCGCTCGGTGAGATGATTGCCGAGCGGTTTAATGTTCACGGGTCCGGATACGAGATGAAAACCGGCTTGTGTGTTGCACATTGTTCAAATTCTGTTAGATTGGATACGAGATGAAAAAAATAATATTTGTGTTGTTCTTGTTGATAAATGGGTCGGCTCATACGCTGTCAGGGGAGGAATCTGTGAAGACTTTGGAGCCTGTAATGAATGATGTTGGCCTGAGCATTGGGCATGCGCCGCCTGCGTTTACACTGCCGGATTTGTACTCTGGGGAGATGATTTCTCTGAGTGATTTTCTCGGTAAGAAGACGGCGTTTTTTATGTGGGCGTCCTGGTGAGGGTGCCGCGCTCAGTTGCCTGGATGGCAAGCGTTTTATCAGGAGTACGGTGAACAGGTTGAGGTGGTGGTTATTGCTCAGGATGCGCAGGGTGCCGAGGTTGCCAGGCCCTGGGTTGAAAAAGCCAACGGTACATATCGCGCATTGCTGGATCAGCATAACGCGATTGGCAAGGCGTATAATGTCAAATTTGTTCCGGTTGGGATTTTTGTAGATGAAGAAGGGCGACTTGTTCGCAGTGTTGGTAGCGTTAATATTGACAAGGAGACGCTGCGCGAAGAATTGGTTGAGTGGATAACATCGGGGGCTATTCCTGGCGCATGGCGCGATGGGGATAAGGGTGCGAAACCCCGCGCGCTGACTGCAGATGAGCAGGAGGCCGATGCGAAATTTCAGCGCGCTATCGCGTTGTTAAAACAGGGGAAGCGCGAAGACGCGATTGCAGAGTTAAAGCGCGCTTATGTTCTGGATCCCAAAAATTGGTTGATTCGAAAGCAGTTGTGGGCGATAGAGAATCCCGGGATGTTTTACGATGGCAAGGTCGATTATCGCTGGCAAAAGGAACAGATGGCGAGAGAAGATGAGGAGTTGAAAAAATGAAGTATCGCGGTAGAAGATTGACGCAGCTCGTCAGTTGCGGTGGTTGAGCATCGAAACTCGATCCAGCGGTGCTGGATGTGATTTTGAAAAAGTTGCCACAGGTAGTACATCCCGATTTGATGGTGGGGATGAATACGGCTGATGATGCGGGCGTGTTTCGGATTTCTGAGGATGTGGCGCTTATTCAGACGGTGGATTTTTTTACGCCTATTGTCGATGATCCGCATGCGTATGGGCAGATTGCGGCAGCCAATTCGCTGAGCGATGTGTATGCGATGGGGGGGCGACCGATTACTGCGTTGAATATTTGCGGGTTTCCGAGTGATGATGTCGATCCAGAGGTGATTGCCGAGGTTTTAAGAGGGGCACAGGAGAAGGTGGCGGAGTCCGGTGCGGTTCTGGTGGGTGGACATTCTGTGGAGGATGTGGAGCCTAAGTTCGGGTTGTCTGTGACGGGGGTTGTGCATCCAGATGATGTGAAGACCAATGCGGGTGCCCGGGTGGGCGATCGTCTGATTTTGACCAAGCCGCTGGGTACGGGTTTGATGTCGGATGCGTATCAAAATGACGAGATCGATGAAGATGGGTTGCAGATTGCCGTGGATTCTATGGTGCAGTTGAATCACATCGCAGCCGAGGAGATGGTTGTATATAAAGCGCATGGGTGTACGGATATTACTGGATTTGGGTTGCTCGGTCACGGGTTGGAGATGGCGCAGGCGAGTGGCGTTGGGTTTTGCATTCGTGCTTCTGATGTGCCGCGTTTTGATCTGGCTTTGCAGATTGCAGAGGAGCGCGAGGGCGGTGGTTTGCGGCGCAATCGGGCGGCGCGAGGGCATGCGGTGAGGTTTGCCGATGATGTTGATGAGGCTTTGAGGCGTTTGTTTTTTGATCCGCAGACTTCTGGTGGCCTGTTAATTGCACTTGCGTCCGATGTGGCTGATGCCTTTCTTGGGGCACTCATTGAGCGCGGTGTGATGGGTCGAGATATTGGCGAGGTGGTTTCAGAACATCCCGGTGAGGTTGAGGTGCGAGCGTGATTGGGAGTGGATGGGGAACTGGTGTCCCCCGCGGGCTTCAAACCCGTTGTTGCGTGCTAACCCCACGCTTGGTGGGTTCGATTCCCACACATTCCCGCCATTTTTGATAGCGGAGAAACTTTCTGAGTTTCTCCGCTGTCTTTATGTGTGACAGCTGTCAGCGGTTTGTGCAGTACATAAAAGCCGTCATCGCGGCATGGTGTTGAGCCGCGATCCAGAAGGTTTTACTTTTTTTGTGTTTGTCCGTGTCCATCTGTGGTTGCCTATGCATTTACAGGGGGTATTAATGATCAAACGATTTGCTATTTCTGTTTTGCTTTTGGCAGGGGTGTGTTCCCCCGCTCGAGGCTGGTTGCTGGAGGGGCATCATATTCTGACTTTGTCCGCTGTGGCGGCGTTGCCCGATGAGGTTCCCGCGTTTTTCAGGCAGGGGGCAAAGACGGTGGCGCATTTGAGTATTGATCCGGATATGGGTAAGAATCGGGGTACGCCACAGGTGCGAGGCGCAGAGTATCCCGAGCATTTTTTGGATCGCGAGATGCTCGATGTGGAGGCGTTGCCCGAGAGTCGCTATGCGTTTGTGAAGTTGTGTTATGAGCATGGAGTGTCGCCCGAGAAGATGGGTTTTGTGCCTTATGCGGTGAATGAGTGGACAGAGCGTTTAGCGGTGGCTTTTGCAGAGTTTCGCAAGTGGCCCGATAATCCGCATATTCAGAGTAAGTGCCTGATTTATGCGGGTTTTCTCGCGCACTATGCCGAGGATATGTGCCAGCCTTTGCATTTGACGATTCACTATGATGGACGCGTGCAGGAGGGGGGCGAAAAGTTGCAGAGGGGTATTCATCTGAAGGTGGATGGCCTGGTGCAGTTTTTGAAGATGGAGCCAGGGGATTTGTCGCGCGATCAGGATGTGACGCCTTTTGAAAACACGATGTCTGAGATTATGCGGGAGTTTGAGGAGGGGTTTGCACTGGTTGACCGGGTTTATGAAATGGGACCGAATATTCCCAGATATGATGAGGAGAATTGGGTACCGAATGCCGAGGTGATCGCTTTTGCAAAAGATCGCGCCCGCGCTGCGACGCGGTTTACCGCGCGGCTTTATTTGACTGCCTGGCGATTGTCCGAGCGTTTGGAGATTGCAGATTATGTGAAGCGAGAGGTTTGGGACGGGGAGTAAAAAGCACGAATCAACGAATCAACGAATCAGCGAATCAATGAAACAGGTAATGTACATGAAAGCCGTCATTGCGGCATGGTTTTAGCCGCAATCCAGAGGTTTTGGGTGGTTGGGCGGGGTTCGTCTATTCGCCGATTCTATTCAAGGAGATTATCGATGCGTCGATTGGGTATGGTTTTATTGGTACTGTTTGTATTTGGATCTTCCGCCTGGGGCTGGTGGCCGCGAGGGCACGGCATTTTGACAAGGGCGGCTGTTCAGGCGCTCCCGCCAGATGCGCCTGCTTTTCTCAGGGCTGGCGCGGGTATGGTTGCTCATGCGGCTGTTGATCCGGATGTTGCAAAGAATCGCGGTACGCTTCATCTGGAGAAGGCTGGTCATCCGGTTCATTATTTTAATATGGAGTTGTTTGAGGCGGCGGATTTGCCCGCGTCGCGGTACGCGTTTGCAAGACGCTGTGCAGAGTTGGGGAAGAGGTCAGAGCAGGTGGGGCTGTTGCCGTACGTGACAGCGGAATATACCGGGCAACTCGCTCTGGCTTTTGCAGAGTTTCGCAAGTGGCCCGAGAGTCCGTTTGTTCAGAATAAGTGTTTGATATACGCCGGGTATGTGGCGCATTTTGCTCAGGAGGTTTGTCAACCTCTGAATTTGACGATTCACTGGAATGGTCGGGTTGTAGATGGCAAGTCGTCGATGACGCGCATTCACGAGAAGATTGATGGGTTGCTTCAAAATTTGGATTTGAGACCCGAAGATATTGCCGAGGGTTTGACTGCTGCGCCCGTGGATAGTTTGATGGTGGGTATTGTGGCACAGATGCACGAGAGTTTTGGAGAGGTTGAGTCCGCGTTGTCTATGGAGCAGTATCTCATTCCAAAGGATATAGATTGGAAGAGTGAGCCTGCAGTGCGCGCTTTTGCAGAGAAGCATGCAAAGAGGGCTGCGGGTTTTACGGTTTCACTCTATTTGACGGCGTGGAAGATGTCGGAGAAGATTAGATTGCCGAGTTGGATTGATCGCGGCGAGATGGATCATTTTGGTGTGCAAAAGAAATAGGGGTGTTTATGGGATATGATCGGGAGCGCGAGGTCGCTGTTGAGGCTGTGCGCGAGGCTGCGCGGCTTTGTGTCGATGTGCGAAAATCACTTGTTGGAGCGATGGAGAAGGAGGATCGCAGTCCGGTGACGGTTGCGGATTTTGGCTCGCAGGCGCTTGTGTGCAGACGATTAAAGTCGGTTTTTCCAGAGGATCCGATTGTGGCGGAGGAAGATGCGTCGGTGCTTCGGGGTGGAGAGCAAACGGCGATGCAGAAGACTGTGTGCGAGTTTGTTCGGGCGTATGCACAGGCGGATGAGGGTACAATTTGCGATTGGATTGATGCGGGTAATGGGGATGTTGCAGAGCGTTTCTGGACGCTTGAT
This genomic stretch from Gemmatimonadota bacterium harbors:
- the selD gene encoding selenide, water dikinase SelD, yielding MKYRGRRLTQLVSCGGUASKLDPAVLDVILKKLPQVVHPDLMVGMNTADDAGVFRISEDVALIQTVDFFTPIVDDPHAYGQIAAANSLSDVYAMGGRPITALNICGFPSDDVDPEVIAEVLRGAQEKVAESGAVLVGGHSVEDVEPKFGLSVTGVVHPDDVKTNAGARVGDRLILTKPLGTGLMSDAYQNDEIDEDGLQIAVDSMVQLNHIAAEEMVVYKAHGCTDITGFGLLGHGLEMAQASGVGFCIRASDVPRFDLALQIAEEREGGGLRRNRAARGHAVRFADDVDEALRRLFFDPQTSGGLLIALASDVADAFLGALIERGVMGRDIGEVVSEHPGEVEVRA